Proteins encoded within one genomic window of Formosa agariphila KMM 3901:
- a CDS encoding GDP-L-fucose synthase family protein → MHKQSKIYIAGHRGMVGSAVWRALEADGYTNLIGKTSSELDLRNQDAVSEFIASEHPNVIIDAAARVGGILANSEFPYQFLMENLQIQNNLIDTAHKQNVEKFIFLGSSCIYPKLAPQPLKEDCLLTDSLEPTNEWYAIAKITGVKACEAIRKQYNKDFVSLMPTNLYGSFDNFDLNTSHVLPAMLRKFHEAKENGNTPVTLWGSGTPMREFLYVDDMAQAVVFAVNNKLPEHLYNVGTGTDVTIKELAETIQNVIGHQGDIIWDSEKPDGTPRKLMDVSKLKGAGWKYEIELLQGIKKTYAWFLEHHASLKQVKLSK, encoded by the coding sequence ATACATAAACAATCCAAAATATACATTGCAGGCCATCGTGGTATGGTGGGTTCAGCTGTATGGCGAGCTTTAGAAGCAGATGGTTATACAAATTTAATAGGAAAGACGAGTTCAGAATTAGATTTACGTAACCAAGATGCTGTTTCAGAATTTATAGCTTCAGAACATCCAAATGTTATTATAGATGCTGCAGCACGTGTTGGAGGAATTTTAGCAAATAGCGAGTTTCCTTATCAATTTTTAATGGAGAATTTACAAATTCAAAATAATTTAATTGATACGGCTCATAAACAAAATGTAGAGAAGTTTATCTTTTTAGGAAGTTCATGTATTTATCCAAAATTAGCGCCACAACCATTAAAAGAGGACTGTTTGTTAACAGACAGTTTGGAGCCTACAAACGAATGGTATGCCATTGCTAAGATTACAGGTGTTAAAGCTTGTGAAGCTATTAGAAAGCAATATAATAAAGATTTTGTAAGCTTAATGCCAACAAATTTATATGGCTCTTTCGATAATTTTGATTTAAATACTTCACATGTTTTACCAGCTATGCTTCGTAAGTTTCACGAGGCGAAAGAGAATGGAAACACACCCGTTACCTTATGGGGAAGTGGAACGCCAATGCGTGAATTTTTATATGTAGATGATATGGCTCAAGCTGTAGTATTTGCTGTAAACAACAAGCTTCCAGAACATTTATATAATGTCGGTACAGGTACAGATGTTACAATAAAAGAATTAGCAGAAACAATTCAAAATGTTATCGGACATCAAGGCGATATTATTTGGGATTCAGAAAAACCTGACGGTACACCTAGAAAGTTAATGGATGTTTCTAAGCTAAAAGGTGCAGGTTGGAAATATGAAATAGAATTATTACAAGGAATTAAAAAAACTTATGCTTGGTTTTTAGAACATCATGCTTCTCTTAAACAAGTTAAATTATCTAAATAA
- a CDS encoding SDR family oxidoreductase, which translates to MIAELNKPSLQNKTVLVTGGAGFIGSNLVEVLLENKANVICLDNFSTGHKHNIESYLANNQFTLIEGDIRDLEICHKACQGVDFVLHQAALGSVPRSIVDPITSNEVNVNGFLNMLVASRDAKVKRFVYAASSSTYGDSEGLPKVEHIIGKPLSPYAITKYVNELYADIFNSTYGLNTVGLRYFNVFGRRQDPNGAYAAVIPLFVKQFMKHESPLINGDGSYSRDFTYIDNVLQMNLLAITTTNEEALNEVYNTAVGDRTTLLELTNYLKKYLSKFDVEIAKVNIKHGPNRLGDIPHSLASIEKAKTKLEYQPTHTIEKGIEEAVAWYWKNL; encoded by the coding sequence ATGATAGCAGAATTGAATAAACCTAGTTTACAAAATAAAACGGTTTTAGTAACAGGTGGAGCAGGCTTTATAGGTTCAAATTTAGTAGAGGTTTTATTAGAAAACAAAGCAAATGTAATTTGTTTAGATAATTTTTCAACCGGACATAAACATAATATTGAATCTTATTTGGCAAATAATCAGTTTACGTTAATAGAAGGCGATATTCGTGATTTAGAGATTTGTCATAAGGCTTGTCAAGGTGTAGACTTTGTGTTGCATCAGGCAGCTTTAGGGTCGGTACCAAGGTCAATTGTAGATCCAATTACTTCAAACGAAGTTAATGTAAATGGCTTTCTAAATATGTTAGTAGCTTCACGCGATGCAAAAGTGAAACGTTTTGTATATGCAGCGAGTAGTTCCACTTATGGAGATTCTGAAGGATTACCAAAAGTAGAACATATAATAGGGAAACCATTGTCTCCATATGCAATCACTAAGTATGTTAACGAATTATATGCAGATATTTTTAACTCAACTTATGGGTTGAATACTGTTGGTTTACGTTATTTCAATGTATTTGGTCGTCGTCAAGACCCTAACGGAGCTTACGCGGCAGTTATTCCTTTATTTGTAAAACAGTTTATGAAACATGAGAGTCCATTAATTAATGGCGATGGTTCTTATTCACGCGATTTTACTTACATAGATAATGTATTGCAAATGAATCTGCTAGCCATTACAACTACTAATGAAGAAGCTCTGAACGAGGTGTATAATACAGCTGTAGGAGATCGTACTACATTATTAGAATTAACAAATTATTTAAAAAAATACTTGTCTAAGTTTGATGTTGAAATAGCAAAAGTAAATATCAAACATGGACCAAATCGTTTAGGAGATATTCCACATTCATTAGCTAGTATTGAAAAAGCAAAGACAAAATTAGAATACCAACCAACGCATACTATCGAGAAAGGTATTGAAGAGGCAGTAGCTTGGTATTGGAAGAATTTATAG
- the gmd gene encoding GDP-mannose 4,6-dehydratase → MSNKVALITGVTGQDGAYLSEFLLKKGYEVHGLKRRSSLFNTDRIDHLYQDPHIDNRNFFLHYGDMTDSTNLIRLIKEIQPDEIYNLAAMSHVHVSFEIPEYTGNADGLGTLRILDAVRLLGIEKKTRIYQASTSELYGKVQEVPQSETTPFYPRSPYAVAKMYAYWITVNYREAYNMYACNGILFNHESPIRGETFVTRKITRAVSRIALGLQDKFFLGNLDAERDWGHAKDYVRMMWMILQAEEAEDWVIATGKTTRVREFVRMAFAELGITLEFKGEGVEEKAYVLACENPDFQLEKGKEVLAVDPKYFRPTEVELLIGDASKANNKLGWIPKYDLQDLVKDMMQSDIKLMQKDQFLKENGYDTLNYFE, encoded by the coding sequence ATGAGCAATAAAGTAGCTTTAATTACAGGTGTAACGGGCCAAGATGGTGCCTATTTGAGTGAATTTTTATTAAAAAAAGGATATGAAGTTCACGGTTTAAAACGTCGATCTTCACTTTTTAATACAGATCGAATCGATCATTTATATCAAGATCCACATATCGATAACCGTAATTTCTTTTTGCACTATGGCGATATGACCGATAGTACAAATTTAATTCGTTTAATAAAAGAAATTCAACCAGACGAAATTTACAATCTTGCAGCGATGAGCCACGTACATGTGTCTTTCGAAATTCCTGAGTATACTGGAAATGCAGATGGATTAGGGACGTTACGTATATTAGATGCTGTGCGTTTATTAGGTATAGAAAAGAAAACAAGAATTTATCAAGCATCTACTTCAGAATTGTATGGTAAAGTACAAGAAGTACCACAATCGGAAACTACGCCTTTTTATCCGCGTAGTCCGTATGCGGTTGCAAAAATGTATGCATATTGGATTACCGTAAATTACCGTGAAGCTTATAATATGTATGCTTGTAACGGAATTTTATTCAATCATGAATCACCAATTCGTGGGGAAACGTTTGTAACACGTAAAATTACAAGAGCCGTTTCCAGAATTGCTTTAGGACTTCAAGATAAATTTTTCTTAGGAAATTTGGATGCAGAACGTGACTGGGGACATGCGAAAGATTATGTTCGTATGATGTGGATGATTCTTCAAGCTGAAGAAGCCGAAGATTGGGTTATTGCTACTGGAAAAACAACTCGTGTTAGAGAATTTGTAAGAATGGCATTTGCTGAATTAGGAATTACTTTAGAGTTTAAAGGCGAAGGCGTTGAAGAAAAAGCCTATGTTCTTGCGTGCGAAAATCCAGATTTTCAATTAGAAAAAGGAAAAGAAGTGTTGGCTGTAGATCCTAAATATTTTAGACCAACTGAAGTTGAATTGCTTATCGGAGATGCTTCAAAAGCAAACAATAAATTAGGTTGGATTCCGAAATACGATTTACAAGATTTAGTAAAAGATATGATGCAAAGTGATATCAAGTTGATGCAAAAAGATCAGTTTTTGAAAGAGAACGGATATGATACTTTAAATTATTTCGAATAG